In Populus alba chromosome 1, ASM523922v2, whole genome shotgun sequence, a single window of DNA contains:
- the LOC118034052 gene encoding cinnamoyl-CoA reductase 1 isoform X1, with protein MPVHTSSLPCQGQTVCVTGAGGFIASWIVKLLLEKGYSVKGTVRNPADPKNSHLRELEGAQERLTLCKADILDYESVKEAIQGCDGVFHTACPVTDDPDKVMEPAVNGTKNVIMAAAEAKVRRVVFTSSIGTVYMDPNRSPDVVVDESCWSDLEYCKNTKNWYCYGKTVAEQDAWDVARNKGVDLVVVNPVVVLGPLLQPTVNASILHILKYLTGSAKTYANAVQAYVHVRDVAVAHILVFETPSASGRYICFEKMLHRGEVVEILAKFFPEYPIPTKCSDEKNPRKQNYKLTNQKIKDLGIEFVPVKQCLYESVKSLQEKGILPIPKHVEDSAHLLAG; from the exons atgCCTGTCCATACTTCATCACTTCCATGCCAAGGCCAAACTGTCTGTGTCACCGGGGCTGGTGGCTTCATTGCTTCATGGATTGTTAAACTTCTTCTAGAGAAAGGTTACTCTGTTAAAGGAACTGTGAGGAACCCAG CTGATCCCAAGAATTCCCATTTGAGGGAGCTTGAAGGAGCTCAAGAAAGATTAACTTTATGCAAGGCTGATATTCTTGATTATGAGTCTGTTAAAGAGGCTATTCAAGGGTGTGATGGAGTTTTCCATACTGCTTGTCCTGTCACAGACGATCCA GACAAGGTGATGGAGCCAGCAGTGAATGGAACCAAGAATGTGATCATGGCAGCAGCTGAGGCCAAAGTCCGACGAGTGGTTTTCACGTCCTCAATTGGTACTGTGTACATGGACCCCAACAGGAGCCCTGATGTTGTCGTTGATGAATCTTGCTGGAGTGATCTTGAGTATTGCAAGAACACCAAg AATTGGTATTGCTATGGAAAGACTGTGGCAGAACAGGATGCATGGGATGTGGCTAGGAACAAAGGAGTTGACCTAGTGGTGGTGAACCCAGTGGTGGTGCTTGGACCATTGTTGCAACCCACTGTCAATGCTAGCATCCTTCACATCCTCAAGTACCTAACCGGCTCAGCCAAGACATATGCTAACGCTGTTCAAGCTTATGTGCATGTTAGGGATGTGGCCGTAGCCCACATTTTAGTCTTCGAGACACCTTCTGCCTCCGGCCGTTACATTTGCTTTGAGAAAATGCTTCACCGTGGAGAGGTGGTGGAAATCCTTGCAAAGTTCTTCCCGGAGTATCCCATCCCCACCAA GTGTTCTGATGAGAAGAacccaagaaaacaaaactacaaGCTCACAAACCAGAAGATCAAGGATCTGGGCATCGAATTCGTACCAGTGAAACAGTGCCTGTATGAATCTGTTAAGAGCTTGCAGGAAAAGGGTATCCTTCCAATCCCGAAACATGTTGAAGACTCTGCTCATTTATTAGCAGGGTAA
- the LOC118034052 gene encoding cinnamoyl-CoA reductase 1 isoform X2, with the protein MPVHTSSLPCQGQTVCVTGAGGFIASWIVKLLLEKGYSVKGTVRNPADPKNSHLRELEGAQERLTLCKADILDYESVKEAIQGCDGVFHTACPVTDDPDKVMEPAVNGTKNVIMAAAEAKVRRVVFTSSIGTVYMDPNRSPDVVVDESCWSDLEYCKNTKNWYCYGKTVAEQDAWDVARNKGVDLVVVNPVVVLGPLLQPTVNASILHILKYLTGSAKTYANAVQAYVHVRDVAVAHILVFETPSASGRYICFEKMLHRGEVVEILAKFFPEYPIPTKCSDEKNPRKQNYKLTNQKIKDLGIEFVPVKQCLYETVKSLQEKGILPIPKHVEDSVNIQ; encoded by the exons atgCCTGTCCATACTTCATCACTTCCATGCCAAGGCCAAACTGTCTGTGTCACCGGGGCTGGTGGCTTCATTGCTTCATGGATTGTTAAACTTCTTCTAGAGAAAGGTTACTCTGTTAAAGGAACTGTGAGGAACCCAG CTGATCCCAAGAATTCCCATTTGAGGGAGCTTGAAGGAGCTCAAGAAAGATTAACTTTATGCAAGGCTGATATTCTTGATTATGAGTCTGTTAAAGAGGCTATTCAAGGGTGTGATGGAGTTTTCCATACTGCTTGTCCTGTCACAGACGATCCA GACAAGGTGATGGAGCCAGCAGTGAATGGAACCAAGAATGTGATCATGGCAGCAGCTGAGGCCAAAGTCCGACGAGTGGTTTTCACGTCCTCAATTGGTACTGTGTACATGGACCCCAACAGGAGCCCTGATGTTGTCGTTGATGAATCTTGCTGGAGTGATCTTGAGTATTGCAAGAACACCAAg AATTGGTATTGCTATGGAAAGACTGTGGCAGAACAGGATGCATGGGATGTGGCTAGGAACAAAGGAGTTGACCTAGTGGTGGTGAACCCAGTGGTGGTGCTTGGACCATTGTTGCAACCCACTGTCAATGCTAGCATCCTTCACATCCTCAAGTACCTAACCGGCTCAGCCAAGACATATGCTAACGCTGTTCAAGCTTATGTGCATGTTAGGGATGTGGCCGTAGCCCACATTTTAGTCTTCGAGACACCTTCTGCCTCCGGCCGTTACATTTGCTTTGAGAAAATGCTTCACCGTGGAGAGGTGGTGGAAATCCTTGCAAAGTTCTTCCCGGAGTATCCCATCCCCACCAA GTGTTCTGATgagaaaaacccaagaaaacaaaactacaaGCTCACAAACCAGAAGATCAAGGATCTGGGCATCGAATTCGTCCCAGTGAAACAGTGCCTGTATGAAACTGTTAAGAGCTTGCAGGAAAAGGGTATCCTTCCAATCCCAAAACATGTTGAAGACTCTGTGAACATTCAATAA